From Fusobacterium sp.:
GATATTGAAAGTAAAATTTCAAGTACCTATGAAGATTTTCTTGATCATAGTTTCTCTATTAATGATAACTTTAATCTTATCATTAATAGTACTGGTAGAGATGGAAAAAATATGTTGGCAAAAGAAAAAATTATCTATTCTATGCTCATAATACCACAGTTACAAAATGCAGTTCATTTATGGGCTTATGGTCGCCCTTCTCTTGGAAAATCATATCTCTTTAAGAATGTTTTTTCCTCTACTTCAACCAGCATAAGTGGAAATATTACTATCCCACAATTATGCGGTAGTTTAAGAGAAAATAAAGCTGAAAGTATTCTTTTTACTTTTAAATCTCTTGCTTTTGAAGATATCCAAAGCTTTCCTTTAACTACTGAAATAGTAGGAAAGTTATTAGATATTCTCAGTACTGGTAATATAAGCAGAAGTGAAAAAGAATCCAAAGTTACAGATAGTAGCATCATTTTTATTGGAAATTATAGAGATGATATTGAAAGTAAACTTCAAGAAAACCCATATGATAATCTCCAAGAAAGTGTAAGTACTTCTTTTAATGAAAAACTCAACACAGAAGCTTTTAAATCTAGAGTATCTATTGTTCCCTTGTGGTTATGCCGTACTTTACCACTAATTAAAGACAGCTCTTCATTTGGAGTCAAGATAGATTTTCTACTTGATAAATTCTCTGAACTTCGTTCTCAAGTACCTTTAGTAAACGATTTTTCCAATCTAAGTATGGAAAGACTAAAAAATAATGCTAGAAGTCTTACCAATGGTTTTTATAAAATAGGATACTTCTCATCATTAGTTGATGGTGATACTAATTTTTCTCCACTTGACATAGAAGCATTTAATTTTATATCAGAAAAAATAGCAATGCTTCCATTTAGCAATAAAAAATTAGTATTAACAGGGAATGAAGCTATTAATCAGCTTTGGATAAAGCTATCACAAGATTTTATGCCCTATCCAATAACTTCAATCACTGAAGCATATGTTGATGAAAATAGAGTTACTCTTCGCTTTAAAGAAGAACCTGAAGTGCTTTATAAAATTGCTATTGATCCTAAAGGCATTGAATATAATGCTAAAGAAGTAGAAATCTTCAGTGAAGCTGATGAATTTTTAAAAGAAGAACTTGTCCCTGTTGTTTCTATCAGAAATGATAATATTGTTATAAAAGCCATTACCAAATCTAGTGTTTTAAGTTCTTATCAAAAAATAAATCATATAGATTCTTTAATTGGCGACCATATGAATATTGAAGAGCTAAAAGCTAGTTGTACTGATCAAAATTTTATTAAAATGTTTGATTTTTTAATGGAGCGCCTTACTAAAGAAACTAGTGTGTTAAAAAATGAATTAAATGAAATAAAAAAATATAATCATAAAATTCTTATGGAATGTACTACAAAGGAACAAAGATTGGCAATAGGCTTTTATAAACCTTCTAAAGAAGAATATGAAGAATTAATAAATGAAGAAATTGAAATCATTCAAAAAATGACTAGTACCCACAAAGAACTTTTTAAAAACTACTATTTCACATTTGATAAAAATAGCAAAAGAAGTACTTTACTTCATTATTTTTTTCTTCGAAATGAAAATTTAAGTTTTCAAAACATATCTGAACTCTCAGATAGAGTAGGAGCTTTATAGCAGTGATGGTTATATATTATAAATAGAGAGGAGGATCAAAGAATGTCTACAAGAATGTCTATAAAAGAAGCAGCAACTCTATTAGGTTTACCTGAACAGACACTAAGAGTCTTTCTTCAGTATGAAAAATTCAAAGAATTTGGTGAAGCTATAAAAAAAGAAGGCTCGAAACACTGGACCTACTATATCAATGAAAATAGACTCTATGATTATCTGAAAATGAAAAAACCTGCTTAGGCGGCAACCTAAACAGATTTTAATCAGATATTCTAGGCAAATTTACCAGAGAATATACTCTGACTGCATATTTAGAGTATACCATCTCTGGTATTTT
This genomic window contains:
- a CDS encoding BREX system Lon protease-like protein BrxL, whose product is MKKTKIQLIPMLSVMKESIKNPRLSYADIESKISSTYEDFLDHSFSINDNFNLIINSTGRDGKNMLAKEKIIYSMLIIPQLQNAVHLWAYGRPSLGKSYLFKNVFSSTSTSISGNITIPQLCGSLRENKAESILFTFKSLAFEDIQSFPLTTEIVGKLLDILSTGNISRSEKESKVTDSSIIFIGNYRDDIESKLQENPYDNLQESVSTSFNEKLNTEAFKSRVSIVPLWLCRTLPLIKDSSSFGVKIDFLLDKFSELRSQVPLVNDFSNLSMERLKNNARSLTNGFYKIGYFSSLVDGDTNFSPLDIEAFNFISEKIAMLPFSNKKLVLTGNEAINQLWIKLSQDFMPYPITSITEAYVDENRVTLRFKEEPEVLYKIAIDPKGIEYNAKEVEIFSEADEFLKEELVPVVSIRNDNIVIKAITKSSVLSSYQKINHIDSLIGDHMNIEELKASCTDQNFIKMFDFLMERLTKETSVLKNELNEIKKYNHKILMECTTKEQRLAIGFYKPSKEEYEELINEEIEIIQKMTSTHKELFKNYYFTFDKNSKRSTLLHYFFLRNENLSFQNISELSDRVGAL